In Triticum dicoccoides isolate Atlit2015 ecotype Zavitan unplaced genomic scaffold, WEW_v2.0 scaffold93718, whole genome shotgun sequence, a single window of DNA contains:
- the LOC119348479 gene encoding histone H3.2, whose protein sequence is MARTKQTARKSTGGKAPRKQLATKAARKSAPATGGVKKPHRFRPGTVALREIRKYQKSTELLIRKLPFQRLVREIAQDFKTDLRFQSSAVSALQEAAEAYLVGLFEDTNLCAIHAKRVTIMPKDIQLARRIRGERA, encoded by the coding sequence ATGGCCCGCACCAAGCAGACGGCGAGGAAGTCCACCGGCGGCAAGGCGCCGAGGAAGCAGCTGGCCACCAAGGCCGCCCGCAAGTCCGCCCCGGCCACCGGCGGCGTTAAGAAGCCCCACCGCTTCCGCCCCGGTACCGTCGCGCTCCGCGAGATCCGCAAGTACCAGAAGAGCACCGAGCTGCTAATCCGCAAGCTCCCCTTCCAGCGCCTCGTCCGGGAGATCGCCCAGGACTTCAAGACCGACCTCCGCTTCCAGTCCTCCGCCGTCTCCGCCCTGCAGGAGGCCGCCGAGGCCTACCTCGTCGGGCTGTTCGAGGACACCAACCTGTGCGCCATCCACGCCAAGCGCGTCACcatcatgcccaaggacatccagCTCGCCCGCCGCATCCGTGGCGAGAGGGCCTAA